A DNA window from Vanacampus margaritifer isolate UIUO_Vmar chromosome 19, RoL_Vmar_1.0, whole genome shotgun sequence contains the following coding sequences:
- the trib2 gene encoding tribbles homolog 2 produces the protein MNIQRSRPINISRHGRSRHKSHDFEDLSCLRSAESSQSFSPNLGSPSPPETPDASHCISRIGDYLLLEPLEGDHVFRAAHLHSGEELVCKVFDVGRYQDSLAAYFALGHHRHINQVLEVLLGETRAYAFFERSHGDMHSFVRTCKKLREDEAARLFQQIVSAVAHCHDGGLVLRDLKLRKFVFKNESRSSLKLESLEDTFMLAGGDDSLSDKHGCPAYVSPEILNAGGSYSGKAADVWSLGVMLYTILVGRYPFHDVEPGSLFSKIRRGHFSVPDTLTPKAKCLIRAILRREPAERLTSREILQHPWFDAAAACPAGAGGRGEPEQMVPDVNMEEEHLFS, from the exons ATGAACATACAGAGGTCACGTCCTATTAACATTTCACGTCATGGCAGATCGCGGCACAAATCGCACGACTTCGAAGATTTATCTTGCCTGAGGAGCGCCGAGTCGAGCCAGAGCTTCAGCCCCAACCTCGGCTCGCCCAGCCCGCCGGAGACCCCCGACGCGTCGCACTGTATCTCCCGCATCGGGGACTACCTGCTGCTGGAGCCCCTGGAGGGGGACCACGTCTTCAGGGCCGCTCACCTGCACAGCGGCGAGGAGCTTGTGTGCAAG GTGTTCGACGTGGGCCGCTACCAGGACTCCCTGGCGGCCTACTTCGCCCTGGGCCACCACCGGCACATCAACCAGGTGCTGGAGGTCCTGCTGGGCGAGACGCGGGCCTACGCCTTCTTCGAGCGCAGCCATGGCGACATGCACTCGTTCGTGCGCACCTGCAAGAAGCTGCGCGAGGACGAGGCCGCCCGCCTCTTCCAGCAGATCGTCTCGGCCGTGGCGCACTGCCACGACGGCGGCCTGGTGCTGCGAGACCTCAAGCTGCGGAAGTTTGTCTTCAAGAATGAGAGCAG AAGCTCTCTGAAGCTGGAGAGCCTGGAGGACACGTTCATGCTGGCGGGCGGCGACGACTCGCTGTCCGACAAGCACGGCTGCCCGGCCTACGTCAGCCCCGAGATCCTCAACGCGGGCGGCAGCTACTCGGGCAAGGCGGCCGACGTGTGGAGCCTGGGCGTCATGCTCTACACCATCCTGGTGGGCCGCTACCCCTTCCACGACGTGGAACCCGGCTCGCTCTTCAGCAAGATCCGCCGCGGCCACTTCAGCGTGCCCGACACGCTCACGCCCAAGGCCAAGTGCCTGATCCGCGCCATTTTGCGCCGAGAGCCCGCCGAGCGCCTCACCTCGCGCGAGATCCTTCAGCACCCCTGGTtcgacgccgccgccgcctgcccGGCGGGGGCGGGCGGGCGAGGCGAGCCGGAGCAGATGGTGCCCGACGTCAATATGGAAGAGGAGCACTTGTTCAGCTGA